The Candidatus Hydrogenedens sp. genome includes a window with the following:
- a CDS encoding DUF1080 domain-containing protein produces MLYRILFTLIITLLIFISISNGAEIETWIEKAGNISLAEANNLCAEIFQQGEPAIIGICGYIKPQGDDKNARLLVRMLVNYASTQPIDAQNMLAKAYATALRKIQDKQIKAFLISELQILGNPLAVDAITEYLGDTDLCDYAIRALETINNDVSFQQLAEQLPHSEGRCQLGIIQAFAGMGRTEIIPSLEALLPSASSEVRQSILITLSQLEPNSQKFYEQIKSDLNSSESRTRMQAYSLLFSQIERTIRQNGITQQQKEMLEKILLQAKQENNSWVQCAVLRMFTYAPPKDVLDLFAREIYNPNRDVRGVALRHLAYLNSKESKNILKEALLRSSGDELYQVLDAVSQCPDDFFLPAVVPVLKHSDVQMRIKAIQTLVRLDKSKSIDNLVKHLANAQERSELTALQQALLQTEPKETESHIGSMLKKLKGEQLVTALNILSERQATKYFKFAWKQTRNKDMKIQQSAFDALGNMGTKKEVNILLKEVMNPKNSQKEEYADAIVQILKREEDQDRCKPLIAIIEKSKPEQYPTLLSILAKVGDKMGEDFVFSWLNLPHQKEENKTKIENALSALALWENVEPSEKILTFFRANPNHPYKNEAWKVFIRFLSLNGLAIDEKIWLCQQGIELVPENANDMFNILGGIHTTEAFIAVAPYTKNPAFSEVANKTLLRIALPDKNNENGLVGKDLIPYLENILNAITDEAVKETINKHIERCRKATNILPVTYEDDNQFVPIFNGKDLTGWSGYTKGFSAKYGKLVCLPTCHLNLFSEKQYANFILRFEFKLTPGANNGIGLRVPYMKHAAYDGMEIQILDDTAPESRGLKPYQYHGAIYGVLPPDKPAPLKKCGEWNQEEIVLQGMDISVRVNGVEILKANLNELASKPTPDEKDHLGLRNTSGHIALLGHGSQVEFRNIRIREIK; encoded by the coding sequence ATGCTTTATAGAATACTTTTCACACTAATAATAACATTATTAATTTTTATTTCAATTTCTAACGGAGCCGAGATTGAAACATGGATTGAGAAGGCTGGGAACATTTCTCTTGCAGAGGCAAATAATTTATGTGCAGAGATATTTCAGCAGGGCGAGCCCGCTATTATTGGTATCTGCGGTTATATTAAACCTCAAGGAGATGATAAGAATGCTCGATTGCTGGTGCGTATGCTTGTGAATTATGCATCAACTCAACCGATAGACGCACAAAATATGTTGGCAAAAGCCTATGCTACAGCATTACGTAAAATTCAAGATAAACAAATTAAAGCGTTTCTTATAAGTGAACTTCAAATTCTGGGTAATCCATTAGCCGTTGATGCAATAACAGAGTATCTTGGTGATACGGACTTATGTGACTATGCAATACGTGCCTTAGAAACTATTAATAACGATGTGTCTTTCCAACAGCTTGCAGAACAACTTCCTCATTCAGAAGGGAGATGTCAGCTGGGGATTATACAGGCATTTGCAGGTATGGGTCGTACGGAAATAATCCCATCATTAGAAGCACTTCTACCCTCTGCATCCTCAGAAGTACGGCAGTCAATTCTTATTACCTTATCGCAACTCGAACCAAATTCTCAGAAATTTTATGAACAAATAAAATCGGACTTAAATTCATCAGAGTCTCGAACACGAATGCAAGCATATTCTTTACTATTCTCACAAATAGAAAGAACCATAAGACAAAACGGTATTACTCAACAACAAAAAGAAATGTTGGAGAAAATCTTGTTACAGGCGAAGCAGGAGAATAATTCGTGGGTTCAATGTGCCGTTCTGCGGATGTTCACTTACGCACCACCAAAGGACGTTCTCGATTTATTTGCCCGAGAAATATATAACCCTAACCGAGACGTTCGTGGTGTGGCTCTACGACACTTAGCCTATCTCAATTCAAAAGAAAGCAAGAATATTTTGAAGGAGGCTTTGCTCAGAAGTTCTGGAGACGAGCTATACCAAGTTTTAGATGCAGTAAGTCAATGTCCGGATGATTTCTTTCTGCCTGCGGTGGTACCTGTTTTGAAACATTCCGATGTGCAGATGCGTATCAAGGCGATACAAACATTGGTTCGTTTAGATAAAAGCAAATCAATAGATAATCTTGTTAAACATCTTGCAAATGCACAGGAAAGGTCAGAACTAACAGCCCTTCAACAAGCATTACTTCAGACAGAACCGAAGGAAACGGAGTCCCATATCGGTTCTATGTTGAAGAAATTAAAAGGAGAGCAACTTGTTACTGCGTTAAATATCCTCTCCGAACGGCAGGCAACGAAATATTTTAAGTTTGCCTGGAAACAGACCAGGAATAAAGATATGAAAATTCAACAATCCGCATTTGATGCTCTGGGCAATATGGGCACTAAAAAGGAAGTAAATATATTGCTGAAAGAGGTAATGAACCCGAAAAATTCTCAAAAAGAGGAATATGCAGATGCTATCGTCCAGATATTAAAGCGAGAAGAAGACCAAGACCGTTGTAAACCGCTTATCGCAATAATAGAAAAATCAAAACCAGAACAATATCCCACTTTACTTTCTATTCTTGCGAAAGTCGGAGACAAGATGGGAGAAGATTTTGTCTTTTCATGGTTAAATCTACCGCACCAAAAAGAAGAGAATAAAACAAAGATAGAAAATGCTTTGTCTGCCCTTGCTTTATGGGAAAATGTAGAACCATCTGAAAAGATACTAACATTCTTCCGAGCCAATCCAAATCATCCATATAAAAATGAGGCATGGAAGGTTTTTATCCGATTCCTTTCATTAAACGGATTAGCCATTGATGAAAAAATATGGCTATGCCAGCAAGGTATTGAACTTGTCCCAGAAAACGCTAACGATATGTTTAATATTCTTGGAGGAATACATACAACAGAGGCGTTTATCGCCGTTGCACCATATACAAAGAACCCCGCCTTTTCAGAAGTTGCCAATAAAACATTACTTCGTATTGCTCTACCTGATAAGAATAATGAAAATGGATTAGTCGGGAAGGATTTAATTCCATATTTGGAAAACATACTTAATGCCATTACTGACGAGGCTGTGAAAGAAACGATAAATAAGCATATAGAACGTTGTAGAAAAGCCACGAATATCTTGCCTGTGACCTATGAAGATGACAATCAATTTGTGCCTATTTTTAATGGAAAAGACCTCACAGGTTGGAGCGGATATACAAAAGGTTTCTCCGCAAAGTACGGCAAATTAGTGTGTCTGCCCACGTGTCATCTAAATCTATTCTCAGAGAAGCAATATGCAAATTTCATACTTCGTTTTGAATTTAAACTAACGCCTGGAGCCAATAATGGGATTGGCCTACGTGTGCCATATATGAAACACGCCGCATACGATGGAATGGAAATACAAATCCTTGATGATACAGCACCTGAAAGTCGTGGCTTAAAGCCATATCAATATCATGGGGCTATCTATGGCGTGTTACCGCCAGATAAACCTGCTCCATTAAAAAAATGTGGAGAATGGAATCAGGAAGAAATCGTGCTTCAAGGAATGGATATATCTGTTCGTGTCAATGGCGTTGAAATTTTGAAAGCAAATCTAAATGAGTTAGCAAGTAAACCTACCCCCGATGAGAAAGACCACCTCGGTTTACGAAATACCTCAGGCCATATCGCCTTACTTGGACATGGCTCTCAGGTTGAATTCCGAAATATACGAATTCGCGAAATAAAATAA
- a CDS encoding Gfo/Idh/MocA family oxidoreductase has product MSLKKTTRRQFLKIAGSAGLSFMVLPRRILGGKAYASPNEELTRAIIGVGGMGMGHIDYPGARLLAVCDVDENHLKNALQKAGPDVKGYKDYREVLAREDIDIIHIATPPHWHAIISVDSARAGKDIWCEKPMTRTIGEGKKVVEAVQRYGRIFRLNTWFRMKDTFYGFGTTAYEIKKVVDSGMLGWPLKVNVGESTGFTWKFFWSGLTNIEPQPVPTELDYDFWLGPAPYKPYHPHRVHGTFRGYWDYDGGGLGDMGQHYLDPVQYLLGKDDTSPIEIEVDAPPQHPDAVSSFRWIRLRYEDGCEIVLDGEGKPGLPYIEGPKGKLYPGLKSDIPGFEKKLASLPNPEPLPCDFAHSVRTREKFPLNESNGHRSCTIVNLAKIAMQLGRSLRFDPVKQLFIDDEEANRLVDQPMRAPWTLQV; this is encoded by the coding sequence ATGTCATTGAAGAAAACAACGCGACGGCAATTCCTAAAAATAGCAGGTTCAGCTGGACTTAGCTTTATGGTTTTACCTCGCCGAATCTTAGGTGGTAAAGCGTATGCTTCGCCAAACGAAGAGTTGACTCGTGCAATTATTGGCGTTGGCGGAATGGGTATGGGACACATTGATTACCCAGGTGCTCGACTGCTTGCGGTCTGCGATGTTGATGAAAATCACTTAAAAAATGCACTTCAAAAAGCAGGACCTGATGTTAAAGGCTATAAAGATTATCGAGAGGTACTTGCCCGTGAAGATATTGATATTATCCATATCGCAACACCTCCACACTGGCATGCCATTATATCAGTAGATTCAGCCCGAGCTGGAAAAGATATTTGGTGTGAAAAGCCAATGACCCGAACTATCGGAGAAGGTAAAAAAGTGGTAGAGGCAGTGCAGAGATATGGACGTATTTTCCGATTAAACACATGGTTTCGAATGAAAGACACGTTCTACGGATTTGGAACAACTGCTTATGAGATAAAAAAAGTTGTTGATAGTGGAATGTTAGGTTGGCCATTAAAAGTAAATGTAGGGGAATCTACAGGATTTACATGGAAGTTTTTCTGGTCTGGCTTAACCAATATAGAACCACAACCTGTCCCTACTGAATTAGATTATGATTTCTGGCTTGGACCAGCCCCATATAAGCCTTATCATCCACATCGAGTTCATGGAACGTTTCGAGGGTATTGGGACTATGACGGAGGTGGTTTAGGAGATATGGGACAGCATTATCTCGACCCAGTTCAATACTTATTAGGAAAGGATGATACCAGCCCAATCGAAATAGAAGTAGATGCACCACCGCAACATCCCGATGCGGTGAGTTCTTTCCGTTGGATTCGGTTACGGTATGAAGATGGATGTGAAATCGTTCTCGATGGTGAAGGAAAACCAGGCTTGCCTTATATCGAAGGACCAAAAGGGAAACTGTATCCCGGATTAAAGTCTGATATTCCTGGCTTTGAGAAAAAGTTGGCATCTTTACCTAATCCTGAACCTCTACCTTGTGATTTTGCTCATTCTGTCCGTACCCGTGAGAAATTCCCATTAAATGAAAGTAATGGACATCGTTCATGTACGATTGTGAATCTGGCAAAAATTGCTATGCAATTAGGAAGAAGTCTCCGATTTGACCCTGTTAAACAATTATTTATTGATGATGAAGAAGCCAATCGTTTAGTTGACCAACCAATGCGTGCACCTTGGACTTTACAAGTATAA
- a CDS encoding cofactor-independent phosphoglycerate mutase — MKYLILVGDGMADYPLPELEGKTPLQVAETPAMDEVASRGMLGLFCPIPDGLPPGSDIGNLSLFGFDPRTCFTGRAPLEAARQGIRLNPTQVAFRCNIVSLQNGKMRDFTAGHIPTDKATILIKDIGEVIAKEFPVNFYPGVSYRHLAVIDTGEDFTVEDLEKTDCTPPHDITDQSWQDFLPKGPCGSLLQSIMTESQKLLPQHPISQERVQHGEPEPNSFWLWGQGRTPQIKTFKEMFNLHGVVISAVDLVKGIGICAGLESIDVPGATGWIDTNYKGKIETALDALARVDFAFVHIEAPDESAHQGDLNLKIKAIEDFDKNIVRPALEFVKHSPDEIRLFVAPDHITALSTRTHAPGPVPFAMCGPGIESYGMSEYHEFSAKGTGIIYTEAHELIKHFLLGSPFYIGKNITS, encoded by the coding sequence TTGAAATATCTTATTCTTGTAGGAGATGGGATGGCAGATTATCCCCTTCCTGAATTAGAGGGGAAAACGCCATTACAGGTAGCGGAAACTCCTGCCATGGATGAAGTTGCATCCCGTGGCATGTTAGGACTTTTTTGTCCCATTCCTGACGGACTTCCCCCAGGAAGTGATATAGGTAATCTTTCATTATTCGGTTTTGACCCACGCACCTGTTTTACAGGTCGGGCTCCTTTAGAAGCGGCAAGGCAAGGGATTCGACTCAATCCGACTCAGGTAGCTTTCCGTTGCAATATCGTATCACTTCAAAATGGGAAAATGCGGGATTTTACTGCGGGACATATTCCTACAGACAAGGCAACTATCCTGATTAAAGATATTGGCGAGGTAATAGCGAAAGAATTTCCAGTAAATTTTTATCCTGGGGTAAGTTATCGGCATCTCGCAGTAATTGACACAGGAGAAGATTTTACAGTAGAAGATTTGGAGAAAACGGATTGTACACCACCTCATGATATTACCGACCAGAGTTGGCAAGATTTTTTGCCTAAAGGACCGTGTGGTTCTTTGTTACAATCTATCATGACAGAATCACAAAAATTACTTCCACAACATCCTATTTCTCAAGAACGGGTCCAGCATGGCGAACCGGAACCGAATTCGTTTTGGCTCTGGGGACAAGGTAGAACACCACAAATAAAGACATTTAAGGAGATGTTTAACCTTCACGGGGTCGTTATTTCAGCAGTTGACCTTGTAAAAGGCATTGGGATTTGTGCTGGTTTGGAGTCGATAGATGTTCCTGGGGCAACAGGTTGGATTGATACCAATTACAAAGGTAAAATTGAAACCGCTTTAGACGCTTTGGCGAGGGTTGATTTCGCTTTTGTTCATATAGAAGCACCAGACGAATCAGCACATCAAGGAGACTTAAACCTTAAGATAAAAGCCATTGAGGATTTTGATAAGAATATTGTTCGACCTGCATTAGAATTTGTAAAACATTCTCCAGATGAGATTCGATTATTTGTTGCCCCTGACCATATTACTGCTTTGTCTACTCGAACCCATGCCCCTGGACCTGTCCCATTTGCTATGTGCGGACCTGGTATCGAATCCTACGGAATGAGTGAATATCATGAATTCTCTGCAAAGGGCACAGGAATAATTTATACGGAAGCTCATGAACTCATTAAACACTTTTTGCTGGGTTCACCTTTTTACATAGGAAAAAACATCACTTCCTAA